From a single Mycolicibacterium moriokaense genomic region:
- the ribD gene encoding bifunctional diaminohydroxyphosphoribosylaminopyrimidine deaminase/5-amino-6-(5-phosphoribosylamino)uracil reductase RibD has protein sequence MNLEAAMRLAIEQSERVKGATYPNPPVGAVILDSDNEVAGVGATEPPGGAHAEVLALRRAGQRAVGGTAVVTLEPCNHHGRTPPCVDALVAAGISAVAYAVTDPNPVAAGGAARLVDLGLEVVGGVLRDEVSRGPLREWLHKQRTGLPHVTWKFATSVDGRSAAADGSSQWITSEASRADVHRRRAVADAVLVGTGTVFADDPLLTARLPDGSLAERQPLRVVVGEREINPEAKILNDDSRTMVIRTRDPHEVIKALSDRTDLLLEGGPTLAGAFLRAGAIDRILAYIGPILLGGPITAVDDVGVLSIAHAQRWRFDGVETIGPDVLLSLVPN, from the coding sequence ATGAACCTTGAGGCCGCGATGCGGCTGGCGATCGAGCAGTCCGAACGGGTCAAGGGCGCCACGTATCCCAACCCGCCGGTCGGCGCGGTGATCCTGGACAGCGACAACGAGGTCGCCGGGGTGGGAGCGACCGAACCGCCCGGGGGAGCGCACGCCGAGGTGCTTGCCCTGCGTCGAGCCGGGCAGCGCGCCGTCGGCGGCACGGCGGTGGTGACGCTAGAACCGTGCAATCACCACGGCCGCACCCCGCCCTGCGTGGACGCCCTTGTGGCGGCCGGGATTTCGGCGGTGGCATACGCGGTCACCGACCCGAATCCGGTCGCGGCCGGGGGTGCGGCGCGACTGGTCGACCTCGGGCTCGAGGTGGTCGGGGGCGTGTTACGCGACGAGGTCTCCCGCGGACCGCTGCGCGAGTGGCTGCACAAGCAGCGCACCGGGTTACCGCACGTGACTTGGAAATTCGCGACCAGCGTGGACGGCCGCAGCGCCGCGGCGGACGGTTCCAGTCAGTGGATCACCAGTGAGGCGTCGCGGGCCGATGTGCACCGCAGGCGCGCCGTGGCGGATGCGGTGCTGGTCGGCACGGGCACCGTGTTCGCCGACGATCCCTTGCTGACCGCGCGGCTGCCCGACGGATCTCTCGCTGAACGGCAGCCGTTGCGCGTCGTTGTCGGGGAGCGCGAGATCAATCCCGAGGCAAAGATTCTCAACGATGACTCCCGGACGATGGTGATTCGGACGCGGGATCCGCACGAGGTGATCAAGGCGCTTTCGGATCGCACCGATCTGCTGCTCGAGGGCGGGCCGACGCTCGCGGGTGCGTTTCTGCGTGCCGGTGCGATCGACCGGATCCTGGCCTACATCGGGCCGATTCTGTTGGGCGGCCCGATCACCGCGGTCGACGACGTCGGGGTGTTGTCGATCGCACACGCACAGCGCTGGCGTTTCGACGGTGTCGAGACGATCGGTCCGGACGTCCTGCTCAGTCTGGTACCGAACTAG
- the rpe gene encoding ribulose-phosphate 3-epimerase, giving the protein MSKPMIAPSILAADFAELADEAAAVAGADWLHVDVMDNHFVPNLTIGLPVVEALLKRTDIPMDCHLMIDNPDRWAPPYAEAGAYNVTFHAEATDNPVGVARDIRAAGAKAGLSVKPGTPIEPYLEILREFDTVLIMSVEPGFGGQKFIPEVLPKVGIVRRLVDSGELTIVVEIDGGINADTIEQAAEAGVDCFVAGSAVYSAEDPAAAVESLRRQAGAASKHLCL; this is encoded by the coding sequence ATGTCGAAGCCGATGATTGCGCCGTCGATTCTGGCCGCCGACTTCGCGGAGCTGGCCGATGAGGCCGCTGCGGTGGCCGGTGCGGACTGGCTGCACGTCGATGTCATGGACAACCACTTCGTGCCCAACCTCACGATCGGGCTGCCGGTCGTCGAGGCTCTGCTCAAGCGGACCGACATCCCGATGGACTGCCATCTGATGATCGACAACCCCGACCGGTGGGCGCCGCCGTACGCGGAGGCGGGCGCCTACAACGTCACCTTCCACGCAGAGGCGACCGACAACCCGGTCGGGGTCGCGCGCGACATCCGCGCCGCGGGCGCGAAGGCGGGCCTGTCCGTCAAGCCAGGCACACCCATCGAGCCCTACCTGGAAATCCTGCGGGAGTTCGACACGGTCCTGATCATGTCGGTGGAACCGGGATTCGGTGGCCAGAAGTTCATCCCCGAGGTGCTGCCGAAGGTCGGCATTGTCCGCCGTCTGGTCGATTCCGGTGAGTTGACGATCGTGGTCGAGATCGATGGCGGCATCAACGCCGACACCATCGAACAGGCGGCCGAGGCCGGCGTGGACTGCTTCGTCGCCGGTTCGGCGGTTTACAGCGCCGAGGACCCCGCCGCCGCCGTGGAGTCGTTGCGCCGCCAGGCGGGTGCGGCGTCCAAGCATCTATGCCTATGA
- a CDS encoding RsmB/NOP family class I SAM-dependent RNA methyltransferase, with the protein MTPKTNKPHKNRRPPRRKQLDPARRAAFDVLRAVSEKDAYANLALPAILRDRGITGRDAAFATELTYGTCRTRGLLDAIIGAAAGRSTDKIDPVLLDLLRLGTYQLLRTRVEQHAAVSTTVEQAGVEFDSARAGFVNGVLRTIAGRDEQSWVDELAPDAQTDPIGHAAFVHAHPRWIAQAFADALGADAGQLDALLASDDERPSVHLAARPGGLTAEQLAEQVGGTVGRYSPYAVYLSGGDPGQLAPIRDGAALVQDEGSQLVARALALAELDGPDTGRWLDLCAGPGGKTALLGALVGDGRVTAVEPAPRRADYVEQNTAGLPVDVRRVDGRDPGLDPGFDRVLVDAPCTGLGALRRRPEARWRRVPADVPQLAKLQRELLASAIRLTRPGGVVLYATCSPHLAETVGIVADALRRHPVSAMDTRELFAPVAGLGDGPYVQLWPHRHGTDAMFAAALKVG; encoded by the coding sequence ATGACCCCGAAGACCAACAAGCCCCACAAGAACAGGCGACCCCCGCGGCGCAAGCAACTCGACCCGGCGCGCCGCGCCGCCTTCGACGTGCTGCGCGCGGTCTCCGAAAAGGACGCGTACGCCAACCTTGCACTGCCCGCGATATTGCGCGATCGCGGAATCACCGGCCGCGACGCCGCTTTCGCGACCGAACTCACCTACGGTACGTGCCGCACCCGCGGGTTGTTGGACGCGATCATCGGTGCGGCAGCGGGACGTTCGACGGACAAGATCGACCCCGTACTGCTCGACCTGCTGCGCCTCGGCACCTACCAGTTGCTGCGGACAAGGGTCGAACAACACGCCGCGGTGTCGACCACCGTTGAACAGGCAGGTGTCGAATTCGACTCGGCCCGAGCGGGTTTCGTCAACGGCGTACTGCGCACCATCGCCGGACGCGACGAGCAGTCCTGGGTCGACGAACTCGCGCCGGACGCGCAGACCGATCCGATCGGCCACGCGGCCTTCGTCCACGCGCACCCGCGCTGGATCGCACAGGCCTTCGCCGATGCGCTGGGCGCCGACGCCGGGCAGTTGGACGCGTTGCTCGCCAGCGACGACGAGCGGCCGTCGGTGCATCTGGCCGCCCGACCCGGGGGGCTGACCGCGGAGCAGTTGGCCGAGCAGGTCGGCGGCACCGTGGGCCGCTACTCGCCGTACGCGGTGTATCTGTCCGGCGGTGACCCCGGTCAGCTCGCCCCGATCCGCGATGGTGCCGCACTCGTGCAGGACGAGGGCAGCCAGTTGGTGGCCCGTGCGCTGGCGCTGGCCGAACTGGACGGCCCGGATACCGGACGGTGGCTCGACCTCTGCGCCGGGCCGGGCGGCAAGACCGCGCTGTTGGGGGCGCTCGTCGGGGATGGGCGGGTCACGGCCGTCGAGCCCGCCCCGCGGCGCGCCGACTACGTCGAGCAGAACACCGCCGGACTTCCGGTCGACGTCCGGCGTGTCGACGGCCGGGATCCGGGGCTGGACCCCGGCTTCGACCGGGTCCTTGTCGATGCGCCGTGCACCGGGCTGGGGGCGTTGAGGCGCAGGCCCGAGGCGCGCTGGCGGCGGGTGCCTGCCGACGTTCCGCAGCTGGCCAAGTTGCAGCGCGAGCTGTTGGCCTCGGCGATCCGGCTGACGCGCCCCGGCGGTGTGGTGCTGTACGCGACCTGCTCGCCGCACCTTGCCGAGACCGTCGGCATCGTCGCGGATGCGCTGCGCAGGCATCCGGTGTCCGCGATGGACACGCGGGAACTCTTCGCCCCCGTGGCAGGGCTCGGGGACGGACCGTATGTGCAGTTGTGGCCGCATCGGCACGGCACCGATGCGATGTTCGCGGCCGCACTCAAAGTAGGGTGA
- the fmt gene encoding methionyl-tRNA formyltransferase, protein MRLVFAGTPEPAVPSLARLVESPRHDVVAVLTRPDAASGRRGKPSPSPVARYALEHGIPLLRPSRPNSEEFVAELAALAPECCAVVAYGALLKEQLLAVPERGWINLHFSLLPAWRGAAPVQAAIAAGDTVTGATTFQIEPALDSGPVYGVVTETIQPTDTAGELLERLSISGAQLLATTLDGIADGSLTPVPQPADGVTIAPKITVEEARVRWDLPAHVVERRIRAVTPNPGAWSMIGDLRVKLGPVTVDEAADPLPPGAIQVGRKEVRVGTGSQPVVLGVVQAPGKKPMNAADWARGARLDGTRRAE, encoded by the coding sequence GTGCGCCTCGTCTTCGCCGGTACCCCCGAGCCCGCCGTGCCCTCGCTTGCGCGGCTCGTCGAATCGCCGCGTCACGACGTCGTCGCCGTACTGACCCGCCCTGATGCCGCGTCGGGCCGGCGCGGCAAGCCGTCACCGTCACCCGTGGCGCGCTACGCGCTCGAGCACGGCATCCCGCTGCTGCGCCCGAGCAGACCTAACTCCGAGGAATTCGTCGCCGAGCTTGCCGCACTGGCGCCCGAGTGCTGTGCCGTCGTCGCATACGGCGCACTGCTGAAAGAGCAACTGCTCGCCGTGCCGGAACGCGGCTGGATAAATCTGCATTTCTCGCTGCTGCCCGCGTGGCGCGGGGCAGCCCCGGTGCAGGCGGCCATCGCCGCGGGCGACACGGTGACGGGGGCCACGACCTTCCAGATTGAACCGGCGCTCGACTCCGGGCCGGTGTACGGCGTGGTGACCGAGACCATCCAGCCCACCGACACCGCAGGCGAACTCCTTGAGAGGCTGTCCATTTCGGGGGCGCAGCTGTTGGCGACTACCCTCGACGGCATCGCCGACGGGTCGCTGACACCCGTGCCGCAGCCGGCCGACGGCGTCACCATCGCACCGAAGATCACCGTCGAGGAGGCCCGCGTGCGGTGGGACCTGCCCGCCCACGTCGTCGAGCGACGGATCCGCGCCGTCACGCCTAATCCGGGCGCCTGGTCGATGATCGGTGACCTGCGCGTGAAGCTCGGGCCCGTGACTGTCGACGAAGCCGCGGACCCGTTGCCGCCCGGCGCAATCCAGGTTGGGCGGAAGGAGGTGCGCGTCGGCACCGGCTCGCAACCGGTCGTGCTCGGCGTCGTCCAGGCCCCGGGAAAGAAGCCGATGAACGCCGCCGACTGGGCCCGCGGCGCTCGGCTCGACGGAACTAGGCGCGCCGAATGA
- a CDS encoding LemA family protein: MVRLLLVILLVIALTALIVFVLGYNKIRSADVRVNEALSGIDVELTRRASLIPSLVHTVQTFASHEKGILDHVTNARAALTSATSGKSVAQRSAAEKELDNALVPLLALGQNYPQLNSSNNFLNLQDNLADTENKLAFARQYYNDSVATLNRLLSSIPWMFVAPLTGVEEREYYQTPK; the protein is encoded by the coding sequence ATGGTGAGATTGCTGCTCGTCATCCTGCTGGTCATCGCGTTGACGGCGCTGATCGTATTCGTGCTGGGCTACAACAAGATCCGCTCCGCGGATGTGCGGGTGAACGAGGCGCTGTCGGGTATCGACGTCGAGCTGACGCGGCGGGCCTCACTGATCCCCAGCCTGGTGCACACGGTGCAGACGTTCGCCTCGCATGAGAAGGGCATCCTCGATCACGTCACCAACGCCCGCGCCGCGCTGACGTCGGCCACCAGCGGCAAGTCGGTGGCGCAGCGCAGCGCCGCCGAGAAGGAGTTGGACAACGCATTGGTGCCGCTGCTGGCGCTCGGCCAGAACTACCCGCAGCTCAATTCGTCGAACAACTTCCTCAACCTGCAGGACAACCTGGCCGATACCGAGAACAAGCTGGCGTTCGCCCGGCAGTACTACAACGATTCGGTGGCTACCCTGAATCGGCTGCTCAGCTCCATCCCGTGGATGTTCGTCGCACCGCTGACCGGCGTGGAAGAGCGCGAGTACTACCAGACGCCGAAATAG
- a CDS encoding DUF2207 domain-containing protein — translation MRRLFSMLFPLALIAVGVLWPVVFRPGADASEVSDPVVFSHYEVDLIVSAGGRLDAVETITAEFPSGRHGLFKYWAVDNPNDPGVRQIPEVTSILLDGQPAPYQMLWEGGERFRVAKIGDPDEYLSYGTHVFEIRYNIDGVLDPGSTGAGKLFASSTGQATDSPSVFYWNVIAQAWNNEIERADVTVTLPGAVDRAQCSVGFGVGSACEDLTIDGTRVRLSATDLPPRTPVTLRAGVDVPTPPRAEVPWSYVWDRVLGQSVSGVVWVLALTVAGAIGGILYYRTTVEPSPGFPLQYAPPPGLGPVQTEYIRTESVPKKGLTATLFYLAERGLIDMRQISEKHWKIRSNVTEWGPWADVDPVSNAVASALNVQGPGRDFDAKPTVKAGKKLERAKTDMTAAVTKWAFGDGLMVKRKKELWVRTANAIAFILMIFGFFRWGFPTTMWALPFAAFFLFSAASWKDGVGTRRTEAGRELWSRAGGFHRMLTTDSAEARFDFGARKDLYSAYVPYAVAAGAAALWAKKYEMATGTPAPQPDWYHTTSPTGAAFVGSSGGADFDSFESALTSSIGAYTASQASSSSGGSSSSSFSSGGGGGGGGGGGGGGSW, via the coding sequence GTGCGGCGTTTGTTCTCGATGCTGTTTCCGTTGGCGCTCATCGCCGTTGGCGTGCTGTGGCCGGTGGTGTTCCGGCCCGGCGCCGACGCGTCCGAGGTTTCCGACCCGGTGGTTTTCAGTCACTACGAGGTCGACTTGATCGTCAGCGCGGGCGGGCGCCTCGACGCGGTCGAGACCATCACCGCCGAATTTCCGAGTGGACGGCACGGGCTGTTCAAGTACTGGGCGGTCGACAATCCGAATGATCCTGGGGTGCGCCAGATACCGGAGGTCACCTCGATCCTGCTCGACGGGCAACCAGCGCCCTACCAGATGCTCTGGGAGGGCGGCGAACGATTCCGGGTGGCGAAGATCGGCGATCCGGACGAGTACCTGAGCTACGGCACGCATGTCTTCGAGATCCGCTACAACATCGATGGCGTGCTCGATCCCGGAAGCACCGGCGCGGGCAAGTTGTTCGCCTCGTCGACCGGACAAGCGACCGATTCGCCGTCGGTCTTCTACTGGAATGTCATCGCGCAGGCGTGGAACAACGAGATCGAACGCGCGGATGTCACGGTCACCCTGCCCGGTGCGGTCGACCGCGCCCAGTGCTCGGTGGGCTTCGGCGTCGGCAGCGCCTGCGAGGACCTGACCATCGACGGAACCAGGGTCAGGCTGTCGGCGACGGATCTGCCGCCGCGAACCCCGGTGACGCTGCGCGCCGGTGTCGACGTGCCGACCCCACCCCGGGCCGAGGTGCCGTGGTCCTACGTGTGGGACCGCGTGCTCGGCCAGTCGGTGTCCGGCGTGGTGTGGGTGCTCGCGCTCACCGTCGCGGGCGCGATCGGCGGAATCCTGTACTACCGCACCACTGTTGAGCCCTCACCCGGCTTTCCGTTGCAGTACGCGCCGCCGCCGGGTCTCGGGCCCGTGCAGACCGAGTACATCCGCACCGAGAGCGTGCCGAAGAAAGGCCTGACCGCCACGCTGTTCTACCTCGCCGAACGAGGGCTGATCGATATGCGGCAGATCAGTGAGAAGCACTGGAAGATCCGCAGCAACGTCACCGAATGGGGTCCCTGGGCCGACGTCGACCCGGTCAGCAATGCCGTCGCTTCGGCGCTCAACGTACAGGGCCCTGGCAGAGATTTCGACGCCAAGCCGACCGTCAAAGCCGGCAAGAAGCTCGAGAGGGCGAAGACGGATATGACCGCGGCGGTGACCAAGTGGGCTTTCGGCGACGGGCTCATGGTCAAGCGCAAGAAGGAACTGTGGGTGCGCACCGCCAATGCGATCGCCTTCATCCTCATGATCTTCGGGTTCTTCCGCTGGGGCTTCCCTACCACCATGTGGGCGCTGCCTTTCGCGGCATTCTTCCTGTTCTCCGCGGCGTCTTGGAAAGACGGGGTAGGAACCCGGCGCACCGAGGCCGGCCGCGAATTGTGGTCTCGTGCAGGCGGATTCCACCGGATGCTGACCACCGACTCGGCCGAGGCCCGCTTCGACTTCGGCGCCCGCAAGGACCTGTACTCGGCCTACGTCCCGTATGCGGTGGCCGCGGGTGCCGCGGCGTTGTGGGCGAAGAAGTACGAGATGGCGACGGGTACCCCTGCGCCGCAACCGGATTGGTATCACACGACGTCCCCTACCGGCGCAGCCTTCGTCGGCAGCTCCGGCGGGGCGGACTTCGACAGCTTCGAGTCGGCATTGACATCGTCGATCGGCGCGTACACCGCATCCCAGGCGTCGTCCTCCAGTGGCGGCAGCAGTAGCAGCAGCTTCAGCAGTGGCGGCGGTGGAGGCGGCGGCGGAGGAGGAGGAGGAGGCGGATCATGGTGA
- a CDS encoding primosomal protein N', giving the protein MLTVPHLDREFDYLVSADQSDDAQPGVRVRVRFHGRLVDAFVLERRSGTDHVGKLGWLDRVVSAEPVLTPDVRRLTDAVAARYAGTRADVLRLAVPPRHANVEKQTPPELKPPSATVVDTSAWLAYRGGEQYVAALHEGRAARAVWQALPGERWAQRLAELAAVTADSGRAALVIVPDQRDVDAVHAAAVALYDESRVVALSAGLGPAQRYRRWLSVLRGAARIVIGTRSAAFAPVTNLGLVMVWDDGDDTLAEPRTPYPHAREVAMLRAHQVRCAALIGGYARTAEAQALVRSGWAHDLVATRQEVRARSPRIVALEDSGYEQERDPAARTARLPSMALQAARTALGSGRPVLVQVPRRGYVPALACGRCRTVARCRYCTGPLSLPARDSAGALCRWCGREEPALRCTRCGSDAVRAVVIGARRTAEELGRAFPGVPVVTSGGDAMVAAVPGEPAVVVSTPGAEPVAAGGYGAALLLDTWALLGRQDLRASEDALRRWMAAAALVRNRGDGGIVAVVADSAIPTVQSLIRWDPVGHADAELDSRAEVGLPPAVHMAVIDGSPDAVRAMVETADLPAGAEPLGPVDLPLGVRRPPGTAPEKPVVRMLVRVPRDAGLPLAAALRRAAGVLSARRDNEPVRVQIDPLHIG; this is encoded by the coding sequence ATGCTGACGGTGCCGCACCTCGACCGCGAGTTCGACTACCTGGTGTCCGCGGACCAGTCCGACGACGCCCAGCCCGGCGTGCGGGTGCGGGTGCGGTTCCACGGTCGGCTGGTGGATGCGTTCGTCCTCGAAAGACGTTCGGGCACAGACCATGTCGGCAAGCTCGGTTGGCTGGACCGCGTCGTGTCGGCCGAACCGGTACTCACCCCCGACGTGCGCAGGCTGACCGACGCCGTCGCCGCGCGCTATGCGGGCACCCGTGCCGACGTCCTGCGCCTCGCGGTTCCGCCGCGGCATGCCAACGTCGAGAAGCAGACGCCCCCCGAGCTGAAGCCGCCGTCCGCCACCGTGGTGGACACCTCGGCGTGGCTGGCGTACCGGGGCGGCGAACAGTACGTCGCTGCCCTGCACGAGGGGCGTGCCGCGCGGGCGGTGTGGCAGGCCCTGCCGGGCGAGCGTTGGGCGCAGCGCCTCGCTGAACTGGCCGCCGTGACGGCCGATTCCGGCCGCGCCGCCCTGGTGATCGTGCCGGATCAGCGCGATGTCGATGCGGTGCACGCCGCCGCCGTCGCCCTCTACGACGAGTCTCGTGTGGTGGCGTTGTCCGCCGGTCTCGGTCCCGCACAGCGCTACCGGCGGTGGCTGTCGGTGCTGCGCGGCGCTGCCCGCATCGTGATCGGAACCCGCAGCGCGGCGTTCGCGCCGGTGACCAACCTCGGCCTGGTGATGGTGTGGGACGACGGCGACGACACGCTCGCCGAGCCACGCACGCCTTACCCGCACGCCAGGGAGGTGGCGATGCTGCGCGCCCACCAGGTGCGCTGTGCCGCCCTCATCGGCGGGTACGCCCGCACCGCGGAGGCGCAGGCGCTGGTCCGTAGCGGCTGGGCGCACGATCTGGTGGCCACACGGCAGGAGGTGCGCGCTCGGTCGCCGCGGATCGTCGCGCTCGAGGACAGCGGATACGAGCAGGAACGCGATCCCGCCGCACGAACAGCCCGGCTGCCGTCGATGGCGCTGCAGGCCGCCCGCACGGCACTCGGGTCGGGTCGCCCCGTGCTCGTCCAGGTGCCCCGCCGCGGCTATGTCCCTGCGCTGGCGTGCGGTCGCTGCCGCACCGTGGCGCGCTGCCGGTACTGCACCGGTCCGCTGTCGCTGCCCGCGCGGGACTCCGCGGGGGCGCTGTGCCGGTGGTGTGGCCGAGAAGAGCCCGCGCTGCGGTGTACCCGCTGCGGATCTGACGCCGTCCGCGCCGTCGTCATCGGTGCCAGGCGAACCGCCGAGGAACTGGGACGCGCGTTTCCCGGTGTGCCCGTGGTGACATCGGGTGGCGACGCGATGGTGGCCGCAGTGCCGGGGGAGCCGGCGGTCGTGGTGTCGACACCGGGCGCGGAACCCGTCGCAGCGGGCGGCTATGGCGCCGCGCTGCTGTTGGACACGTGGGCGCTGCTCGGACGCCAGGATCTCCGCGCCTCCGAGGACGCACTGCGCCGGTGGATGGCGGCCGCCGCGCTGGTCCGCAACCGCGGCGACGGCGGAATCGTGGCCGTCGTCGCCGATTCGGCGATACCGACCGTGCAGTCGCTGATCCGCTGGGATCCCGTCGGCCATGCCGACGCCGAACTCGATTCCCGCGCCGAGGTCGGTCTACCGCCAGCTGTGCACATGGCGGTCATCGACGGCTCGCCCGATGCGGTGCGCGCGATGGTCGAAACCGCGGACCTGCCCGCCGGTGCCGAGCCCCTCGGACCCGTTGACTTGCCGCTCGGTGTGCGTCGACCGCCCGGCACTGCGCCGGAGAAACCGGTCGTTCGGATGCTGGTGCGGGTGCCGCGCGACGCCGGACTACCCCTTGCCGCGGCGCTTCGACGCGCGGCGGGTGTGCTCAGCGCGCGACGCGATAACGAGCCAGTTCGTGTGCAAATCGACCCGTTGCACATAGGGTAA
- a CDS encoding lysoplasmalogenase, whose product MASTAGFSSAIDMGTRYAHPRTRLLWVAAAVVGAVYGVFLIVTALRLPSGAELTGQFALQPAVKAAAAVLLAGAALTHPIARERRWLVAALIFSAAGDYLLAMPWWEPSFVLGLGAFLVAHLCFLAALLPLARRSGPRLAAAAVLVAACIALLVWFWPRLIAEGMAVPVTLYIAVLGAMVCAALMARLPTPWTALGAVCFAVSDSMIGISKFVLGNEVLAVPIWWAYATSLVLITAGFFFGRGTTPSVRSATTS is encoded by the coding sequence ATGGCGTCGACGGCCGGCTTCTCCTCAGCGATTGACATGGGGACACGGTACGCACACCCGCGAACCAGGCTTCTGTGGGTGGCGGCCGCGGTCGTCGGCGCCGTTTACGGCGTATTTCTGATCGTCACGGCGCTGCGCCTGCCGTCCGGCGCCGAGCTGACCGGCCAGTTCGCGCTGCAGCCCGCGGTCAAGGCGGCCGCGGCGGTGCTGCTGGCCGGTGCCGCGCTGACGCATCCGATCGCCCGCGAGCGGCGCTGGCTCGTTGCGGCGCTGATCTTCTCGGCCGCGGGTGACTACCTGCTGGCGATGCCGTGGTGGGAGCCGTCGTTTGTGCTGGGTCTCGGGGCCTTCCTGGTGGCGCATCTGTGCTTCCTGGCCGCGTTGCTTCCATTGGCCCGCCGGTCGGGGCCCCGGTTGGCGGCCGCAGCGGTCCTGGTGGCCGCCTGCATCGCCCTGCTGGTGTGGTTCTGGCCGCGGCTGATCGCCGAGGGGATGGCGGTACCGGTCACGTTGTACATCGCGGTCCTCGGCGCGATGGTGTGCGCGGCGCTGATGGCCCGGCTGCCCACCCCGTGGACCGCACTCGGCGCCGTGTGTTTCGCGGTGTCCGATTCCATGATCGGCATCTCGAAGTTCGTGTTGGGGAACGAGGTGCTCGCCGTGCCGATCTGGTGGGCCTATGCGACGTCACTGGTGCTCATCACCGCGGGCTTCTTCTTCGGCCGCGGGACAACGCCGTCGGTGCGGTCTGCTACCACTTCATAG
- a CDS encoding alpha/beta hydrolase has protein sequence MSIAEEKPAVDAILLKVMEAVPFQLTTDGGVEEARRRFREIPRLEVHPEVRSEDRAIDGPGGPIPARVYRPAADNDTPLPVVLFIHGGGWSVGDLDTYDGFARRHVVGGDAIVVSIDYRLAPEHPYPAAVNDAWAATRWVAEHAAELGADPGRLAVAGDSAGGNLAAVVSQLARDAGGPRIVFQLLWYPATTFDTSLPSFSENANAPLLDLEGCKGCSRWYIGDLDMTDIPATLAPARAGDLTGLPPAYIAVAGHDPLRDDGVRYAELLSAAGVPVELHNAETLIHGYAGYDGVVPAATEAVERGMNALRAALHST, from the coding sequence ATGTCAATCGCTGAGGAGAAGCCGGCCGTCGACGCCATTCTGCTGAAGGTAATGGAAGCGGTTCCGTTTCAATTGACAACCGACGGAGGAGTCGAGGAGGCGCGGCGGCGGTTCCGCGAGATCCCCCGTCTCGAGGTCCATCCCGAGGTGCGCAGCGAGGACCGCGCGATCGACGGACCCGGGGGTCCGATTCCGGCTCGGGTGTACCGTCCGGCCGCCGACAACGACACCCCGCTGCCGGTGGTGCTGTTCATCCACGGCGGCGGGTGGTCGGTCGGCGATCTGGACACCTACGACGGCTTCGCGCGGCGGCACGTGGTCGGCGGGGACGCGATCGTCGTGTCGATCGACTACCGGTTGGCGCCCGAGCATCCCTACCCCGCCGCCGTCAACGACGCCTGGGCGGCAACGCGATGGGTGGCCGAGCACGCCGCCGAGCTCGGTGCCGATCCGGGTCGGCTGGCCGTCGCAGGCGACTCCGCGGGCGGCAATCTGGCCGCCGTGGTGTCTCAGCTGGCGCGCGATGCCGGTGGACCGCGAATTGTGTTCCAGCTGTTGTGGTATCCGGCGACGACGTTCGACACGTCGCTGCCGTCGTTCAGCGAGAATGCCAACGCGCCGCTCCTCGACCTGGAGGGCTGCAAGGGCTGCAGCCGTTGGTACATCGGCGATCTCGACATGACGGACATTCCCGCGACGCTGGCGCCCGCCCGTGCCGGCGACCTGACGGGACTGCCGCCTGCCTACATCGCGGTCGCGGGCCACGACCCGCTGCGCGACGACGGTGTGCGATACGCCGAGCTGCTCTCCGCCGCAGGTGTGCCCGTTGAGCTGCACAATGCCGAGACGCTCATCCACGGCTATGCCGGGTATGACGGCGTGGTGCCGGCGGCCACCGAGGCCGTCGAGCGGGGCATGAACGCCCTACGGGCGGCGTTGCACTCCACGTGA
- a CDS encoding ester cyclase has product MTNSVDIVHRFWDEVWNAHDSSAVDRFVVDDFVIVTGGQAVTGRENFKKWIDGFLAKMADLHLEVTESFQNADGSRVVSRWLLTGRNNGFAGTAPDQQPIEMTGTAVWAVREDGKLLSNHVSGPRWSSISV; this is encoded by the coding sequence GTGACCAATTCCGTCGATATCGTGCACCGCTTCTGGGACGAGGTGTGGAATGCCCACGACTCGTCGGCGGTGGACCGGTTCGTCGTCGACGATTTCGTGATCGTCACCGGCGGTCAGGCGGTCACCGGCCGCGAGAACTTCAAGAAGTGGATCGACGGATTCCTCGCCAAGATGGCCGATCTGCACCTGGAGGTCACCGAGTCGTTTCAGAACGCGGACGGCAGCCGGGTGGTCTCGAGGTGGCTGCTCACGGGCCGGAACAACGGTTTCGCGGGCACCGCGCCCGATCAGCAGCCGATCGAGATGACCGGCACGGCGGTGTGGGCGGTGCGTGAGGACGGCAAGCTGCTGAGCAACCACGTGAGCGGTCCGCGCTGGAGCAGTATCAGCGTTTGA